CCCTTGTAGGCAATTGACATGTCCGCTTGTGCTTGAACTAGCTGGTCTGGCTCAACGAGCAGCGGTACTAATGTATCTTGAATCGGATAAGCTAGTGATCCAAAAAGGGCCGCGACGAATACCAGCCCGACATAGATACCTGGCAACTTAATATGTAACGCAACTAATCCAATTAGCATGACCACGATCACTAACTGTGAAAATTCAACCGCGACTAATAATCGGCGTTTAGAATGTCGGTCGATACTGTCACCAAACAGAAACAACAACACGCCCGGTAAAACAATAGCCACATTCATGATGCCGATCCACAACGCACTGTTGGTCAATTGGAGAATGAACCAGTTCATGGCAATCATGTAGATGCTGTCACCAGCGTTACCCACTGCTCGCCCTAAGACGAGTTTTCTGAAGTTGGCATTGATCACATTATCCGCCCCTTTCAAGCCTTGCAACAATGTTACTATCACACATCAGAATAAGGATCGACTCAGCTTTCACTCGAATCTGCAACGCAGCCCGGGCCTGCTTAGTAAACATCGTCTCAGAATTAATTATATTATAATTAGTAAAAATAACAATATTTAATCTTATTTTAATGTTAAGATTCGTCCTCCCAGGTACCAAAAAATCTCCCATGTCAGCTAATAGCGACATGGGAGCGTTACATTAACGGTTATTTTTCGTTCAGCCATTCTAATTATTAGTGTTATGGTAACGATTATTGGTCTAATTCCGGCAAAAAGCCCTGCTGCCTAGCGATTGTCAAAAACTCTCGCCGTTTGGCCGCTGAGTGGGTCGCTTCCTGCGTCATGTGCGCTAAGTGTTCCGTACAGGCGTGACTACTCCGATGTTGATAATACTGATTCAAAACGCCATCAAACCGGTCCAACTCCGCCTGATAACTCGCAGGCTCAGCATAGGTATCTTGAAACAACACAGCGGGCAACCCTAATCGAGGTTTCTTTTCAGGAACATCCGCTGGGTGCCCTAACTGCAACCCAAAGACGGGTAACGTCAAGTCCGGCAAGTGCAGTGCGTCAATCACCGCCTGCGTGTCGTTGTTAATTGATCCAAGTACAACGCTACCAAGACCCATGCTTTCAGCGACCATCACCATCGCCGCTGTAATCAGCGTGGCATCTTCAATACTACCAGCAAAGCGGTCAAATTCACTCAGTGCCCGACGCGTCGTTGCGCCCGGTGCTAGCTTGACGTTGCGGTGTTGGTCCGCAACCACAACTAATAAACGGCCGTTTTCACCAACCGTTGGCATCGTCGTAATCGTGGCCAATTGTTGCCGTAGTGCAGGCTGAGTGATCTCAATCAAACTGTATGCCTGTAAATATTGGCTAGTCGGCATTTGTTGTGCCGTTGTGATGATTTGCGCGAATTGCGCATCACTAATTGGTTCAGTGGTAAATTGTCGCCGCGTTCGATGGTCCTGTAAGGTTTCAATCACACTCTTTGTCACTTAAAATCGCTCCTGTTCTTGTTGTAATTCCCGTGACCAGTCCGTTAATTGTGGCAACACGTCCAGGTTCAAGTTAAACACAATTCGTTGACACACTTGATCAAGCTGTACGCTCCGAAATAAGGGATAACGGGTCCTGCCCTGATCCTGGTGTATGATAACACTTAACGTAACCAGCTCATCTAACGCCGTTTCTAACAGTGTCATCGCACGCTGCGGAAAATATTCTCGCTGTAGTGCCGGCGCGTCCAATGAGCAGCCTGCCAACGCTTCAACATCTCGCCGAGTCAATAACAAACTTTCCGGATGTTCGCCAATTAATCGACTTAAAATCTGAACAGTCAATTGGGTCTCAAACGCGTTACGAAAACGAAAACGGGTCTGGAAATGACTTTGAATAAATTGTAGCAATGCCCCATTCTTCATTTAATAACGAGCCTCCTTAAACATGCTTATTGATAATAACACTGATACTAGCGTTTGTAAGTTATTTTCCCCCACCACGCACCCGCAATTAAATCACCACAATCAGTCAATTACATGATCCAAACAAAAAAGCTGAGCTTAGAGAATTGACATTCTGAAAGTTCAACTTTTGAGCCAACGCCTACTAAAAAACAACCGCCGTTTGATAAACTCACACTCCTGCGCTAGACTTTGGCTAACAGCTTTTAGCCAATATGATTTTCTTTCAAAATCAGATCGACCTCAGCTTGCATGTCAGGTGTTTTTGTCCATTCTTCCCAATGATCCATCGTTTCATCGGGAATCGTAAATGTTTCATTAATATATTGCTCATACTTGGCAACATGCGTGGAATGCGGAATGTTTAGTTGTAATATCCGCACTTGCTTAATAAAACCACGTTCAGCTGCTAACTCAGCGCGGCCATTCATCAACATGTTTCCGATCTCCATGTATGAGGTCCCATCATTACGTGTTATTTCTTGAATTAAGTCTAATACTTCATGGTTTTTCAACTGCAATCCCTCACTTCACATTTTAGTATAAGCGGGGTTGGCAGTCGTGTCAAAACTGACCAGTAATTGCCAGGTGATCAGGCTTGGTATGCCTAATCACCTGTACTTGATGAACACTAAACTAACTCAGTCAGCCCCAAAATGCTACCATCAGCCGAGCACTCCTTTTTCTGAGTAAACATCAATCTTCAAAAATTACAAGAGAGCCTTATCTTCATCTGGTCCGCCATCAATTCGCTAATTTCACTCAAAAAACCACTATCCAAGCAGATAGTGGTCGGCATAAGAGAGAAAGAGAATTGATTAGAAGGTAATTAAATACCTTACAAACTAAGAATAAGCGATATTGTAAGCGTTGTCAACAGTTAGTCAAAATAAATAGATAAATTATTTCTATTTACTCATTAATCTTTTTCTAACACCCTCAGCCAGCCATGTTCGCCACTAAATTGCCGTCTTTACTTGCACAAAGTTAATTAATTCACCTTATTTAATAGATTGGTACCATTCACAATTACCAAGATTTAAAACAAACTTCTCAACCTAGATAATTTTAATTATTATCAACAATCAATTATAATTATTTACACTGGTTATTTAAATTGACTTCACTAGCAACTAACCCTGTCACTCTCGCATTAACACTTGCTGGGTTATTATTCGCATTCCCTTTAAGAATGAAATATACTAAAAGTAGGCGGTAACATGTCAGGCAGCTATGGGAGTGAGGGCATTATGAAAATAATCGAGCATCAGGAAAACGGGATTAATTATTATACATTAGTGAACAATCATCATATGAGCGTCACTATTATGGACTGGGGCGCCACAGTCACCGCGATCAAAACCCATGATAAAGATGGTAATTTTGCAAATATTGTCTTGGGATTTGACGACGGCGCCGACTACATCACCTATCAATCTTTTTTCGGTGCAACCATCGCTCGGGTTGCGGGGATCATCAAAAATGCCCGGTGGCGGCAGTATGACTTAACTCAAAATGCGGGCGAAAATCATCTAAACGGTGGTAATATGCCTCAAATTTCATTTGAACCATGGTTTTTAGAACGTAAACTGCACACTAGTGATCAAGTTGGACTCGTCATGCAATATATTACCTTGGACGGTGAGAACGGCTATCCCGGGACAATGACGATCACGGCTAATTTCGTATTAGATAACGACGGTAAATTTACTATTAGCTACACTGGTAAAAGTGATAAAACAACCTTATTCAACCCCAGCAACCATACCTACTTCAATCTAAGTGGGGATGCGGAACGCCTCATTGACCACCATGTTCTTAAAATCAATGCAGACGAGTACGCCGCGTTAAACAAACACGGTATTCCAACTGGTAAGTTGCCATGGGTCACCGACACCCCATTTGATTTTCGTGACCCAGTCGAGGTTGGACCCCAGGTTGCTAACATCAAGGGCGGGCTCCATCACGGCTTCGTCTTAAACGACACCCCATATCCACAAGTAGAATTACTAGATCGCATCAGTGGACGCAAAGTCACGATGCGAACGAACGCTCCGGCAGTCGTGGTTTCCAGTGCAACTAATTACCGTGATGATCGTTATCGACTCAATGGCGGTAAACCGATGCGTTCTCAACTTGGTCTTTCCCTGCAAGCACAAAAATTACCGGATGCTATTCACCACAAGGAATTTGGCAGTATCATTATCGAACCTAATATTCCTGTAACCTACCAAACGGCCTATCGTTTTTCTAATATTTACGACGTCTAACCACTCAAGAATGATTCAAATTGACCTCCCAGAATGCAAACTACTGGGAGCTTTTTTGACTCACTAATAATGCGTTACACCATACCATTGACTGAACGAAAATCTCCTAACCCATTTTAGTCGACGGACATGGCCTCATTACCATTTACCTACTAGGCGCATATGCTATTATGCACGTTGCGCGAGTTAATCTGTCATGACTCAGGACGAGTTAACTATCAAAATAAGTGCTATTATGATAATAATACCCACATGTGGCTTAACGACTAGTACATTTAGCGGCGGTTTAATAATGACCACCCCATCAAATGTAATTAATAAGGAGAATCAGATTATGCCAGCTACTGACTTACGTGTTCAGCGCACCCAGACTGCGCTGAAAGAGGCTTTTCGGACGCTTGCTTTAAAGTATCCGCGCTATCGTGATATTACTGTTAAGGAGCTCACAAGTGTCGCTAATATCAACCGCAAAACTTTCTATTTACATTTCGATTCCATTGACGATTTAGCGGAAACGTTCGTTCAAGAAGGTGCTGATAAGATTCTAGCACTCATTGACCCGCAAGGTTTCAAGAAAAACATTAGCCAACCCGGCTTAATCTTTGATCGCTTAGTGACCTATTTTCGCCAATCTGAAGCTTTTCACCGAGTCATTTTGTTGAATGATGATTACAGTTTTTTGTCTCGGAAAATCCACGCTGCCGTGGTAGCAGGGCTTACAACGACGATTCAAACAAACTATCATTTATCTGCAATCGATGCTAAGGTCTGTTCAAGCTTTTTGATCCACAACAATTTAACCTTTTTCCGGCTCTATTTTAATGGTGATTTAGGACTAACTTTGGCTGAACTAAAGCAGCGTTTAGTTTCGCTCAACACTTATGGCATTCATCAATTCTTCTACCCTAATCAATCACTTTAATAGGACCCAAAAAGCTGAGCTATCGAATAACGATGTTCATTCGATAGCTCAGCTTTTTACTGACTAGTTATAGGCTTTTAATTATTTAACAACTCTTGTTCAATGGTTGCTAATACCCCATCATGTTCATTATCCAGGGCCGTCACGTGTTTTGCTGCGGCTTGAATGTCCGCCGGTGCGTTGCACATCGCATAACTGTGCGCTGCATATCGCAATAATGGGACATCATTCGCCCCATCACCGAAGGCCATCACATTAGCTGCAGTTAACCCAAGTTTAGTCGCCAAGAATTGAATTGCTGGTAATTTTCCGACCCGCTGATCAACCAAATCTACGACGCCATACCCACTATCATGCGCACGTAACTCGCCATCAAAATAATCATTAGCTCGTGCCACCAGATCAGCAGCCTGGTCCGGTGACGTTGAGATACTGATTTTTTTAACGGTATCATCAACAGTGGCCAGATCCGCAACCAAGTGTAAATGATCATAAAACTGACGGGCCATCGCTACTAACTTATCAGGTGCTCCTAACTCAGTATACGACCCATGGCTACCAACTAAGATTACGTATGCGTCTTTGAATAGTGGCTGGTAACGATCAACAGTCACAAACTTTCGTTGCTGGTCTGCTGAAAGACTACCATCAAAGATCAAGCGGTCTTGGGCATAAATCGACGCCCCATTTTCAGCAACAACGATAAGATTATCCGCCATAACATCTTTAAATAACTGTCTAAGATGGGCATATTGGTTACCGGACGAAAGTACTAGGGAAACGTTTATCGCCCGTAACTGCGCCAAAACCCGTTTAAACCGTTCTTTGTCAAAACGCTGATCTTGATGCAATAATGTTCCATTCAAGTCAGTTGCAATTAAATTGATTGCCACAAGTAGCCACCCCATCTTTTATCATTTACTAACAAAATCGGCCTCGTCTCGTCATGTGATTCAGCCGATTAAACATCAACATGACACTCAGTTACATTGCTACGAATACTATTGTAGCATACCACTATTGTCATGCCATAAATGTCGCGGGTAGTTGCGGTTTGGCAAAATAATATCCTTGCCCTCGCGTAATGCCTAGATGATTAGCCAGTTGAACATCAGCCGCTGATTCAATGCCTTCAAAGGTAAATAGCATTTGCTGTTCCTCCGCCTTATCAAACCAAAATTTGAGCGTCGAAACAATTGCATCCGTAGTTGGGGTCCCCAGCGGTCGCATATTTTGTAACGCGAATTTAACCGTATTCACATATGGCAACATCATTTTGATCTGTTGGAATAGGTTATCAGAACCAACATCATCAAAAGCAAGTAATATACCAGCTGCCCGGTACCCAACACTTAATTGCTGTAACTCACTTAGCTCAGGTGTCGCAACTAGCTCAACAGTTAGTTCTCGTGGTAACAAATGCGTCTGCACATAGTGACTAATTGCAACTTGAAAGTCAGGATTAGCAAACTGACGCGCCGTTAAATTGATGGAAACATGATGGTTATTTAATTCTTGAATAGCGCAATCCAGCAATTGAATCAATTCTGTTGGCGCTATTTCAAAGGTCG
This Lactiplantibacillus plantarum DNA region includes the following protein-coding sequences:
- a CDS encoding MFS transporter, which codes for MIVTLLQGLKGADNVINANFRKLVLGRAVGNAGDSIYMIAMNWFILQLTNSALWIGIMNVAIVLPGVLLFLFGDSIDRHSKRRLLVAVEFSQLVIVVMLIGLVALHIKLPGIYVGLVFVAALFGSLAYPIQDTLVPLLVEPDQLVQAQADMSIAYKGTDYVFNALSGFLISLCSVLGVLIMDAATFVVTVATFRRIKLAEPRQQHTREKSLYLNQILVGFKIISTDPLLRLLTFASVVMNFFFGGLNTYVVLFGRHFGDSIYYGILESMSAVGILLGMTVVY
- a CDS encoding nitroreductase family protein, translated to MTKSVIETLQDHRTRRQFTTEPISDAQFAQIITTAQQMPTSQYLQAYSLIEITQPALRQQLATITTMPTVGENGRLLVVVADQHRNVKLAPGATTRRALSEFDRFAGSIEDATLITAAMVMVAESMGLGSVVLGSINNDTQAVIDALHLPDLTLPVFGLQLGHPADVPEKKPRLGLPAVLFQDTYAEPASYQAELDRFDGVLNQYYQHRSSHACTEHLAHMTQEATHSAAKRREFLTIARQQGFLPELDQ
- a CDS encoding aldose epimerase family protein yields the protein MSGSYGSEGIMKIIEHQENGINYYTLVNNHHMSVTIMDWGATVTAIKTHDKDGNFANIVLGFDDGADYITYQSFFGATIARVAGIIKNARWRQYDLTQNAGENHLNGGNMPQISFEPWFLERKLHTSDQVGLVMQYITLDGENGYPGTMTITANFVLDNDGKFTISYTGKSDKTTLFNPSNHTYFNLSGDAERLIDHHVLKINADEYAALNKHGIPTGKLPWVTDTPFDFRDPVEVGPQVANIKGGLHHGFVLNDTPYPQVELLDRISGRKVTMRTNAPAVVVSSATNYRDDRYRLNGGKPMRSQLGLSLQAQKLPDAIHHKEFGSIIIEPNIPVTYQTAYRFSNIYDV
- a CDS encoding TetR/AcrR family transcriptional regulator, coding for MPATDLRVQRTQTALKEAFRTLALKYPRYRDITVKELTSVANINRKTFYLHFDSIDDLAETFVQEGADKILALIDPQGFKKNISQPGLIFDRLVTYFRQSEAFHRVILLNDDYSFLSRKIHAAVVAGLTTTIQTNYHLSAIDAKVCSSFLIHNNLTFFRLYFNGDLGLTLAELKQRLVSLNTYGIHQFFYPNQSL
- a CDS encoding Cof-type HAD-IIB family hydrolase, whose protein sequence is MAINLIATDLNGTLLHQDQRFDKERFKRVLAQLRAINVSLVLSSGNQYAHLRQLFKDVMADNLIVVAENGASIYAQDRLIFDGSLSADQQRKFVTVDRYQPLFKDAYVILVGSHGSYTELGAPDKLVAMARQFYDHLHLVADLATVDDTVKKISISTSPDQAADLVARANDYFDGELRAHDSGYGVVDLVDQRVGKLPAIQFLATKLGLTAANVMAFGDGANDVPLLRYAAHSYAMCNAPADIQAAAKHVTALDNEHDGVLATIEQELLNN
- a CDS encoding EAL domain-containing protein — protein: MLKYKYFAQPINNLGTNRTILYELLLRQWDERQQTWRIPATFEIAPTELIQLLDCAIQELNNHHVSINLTARQFANPDFQVAISHYVQTHLLPRELTVELVATPELSELQQLSVGYRAAGILLAFDDVGSDNLFQQIKMMLPYVNTVKFALQNMRPLGTPTTDAIVSTLKFWFDKAEEQQMLFTFEGIESAADVQLANHLGITRGQGYYFAKPQLPATFMA